In Ovis canadensis isolate MfBH-ARS-UI-01 breed Bighorn chromosome 11, ARS-UI_OviCan_v2, whole genome shotgun sequence, one genomic interval encodes:
- the LOC138415485 gene encoding Fanconi anemia core complex-associated protein 20, whose protein sequence is MWQNSVIKWTFKKKRSSRLSLSRRRPPSGAGPPSNTSGSLPDGGECAKLWTELLRTASADLNEDGELPPLPAFPGQEPKRSPEPPPLERFTVGTETFFWTPFPPPPPGRGGDSGGSDLVLSAVRGHTGSPQQYAAPELRGTPSAEEQLSEEQPSQRQPSVDGATTLQSCPMCQVDFVPGLAQLDIDSHLAQCLADSTDDIEW, encoded by the exons ATGTGGCAAAATTCAGTCATTaaatggacatttaaaaaaaaaaggtcgtCGCGGCTAAGTCTGAGCCGCCGGAGGCCGCCCTCTGGGGCCGG GCCTCCGAGCAATACCTCCGGGTCCCTCCCGGATGGCGGTGAGTGCGCGAAGCTGTGGACTGAGTTGCTGCGCACCGCGAGCGCAGACCTGAACGAGGACGGCGAGCTGCCGCCGCTGCCCGCGTTCCCCGGCCAGGAGCCCAAGCGCAGTCCTGAGCCCCCGCCCCTGGAAAGATTCACCGTGGGAACCGAGACCTTTTTCTGGACGCCCttcccgccgcccccgccggggCGAGGCGGGGACTCGGGCGGCTCCGACCTTGTGCTCAGCGCGGTCCGGGGGCACACGGGGTCCCCCCAACAATATGCAGCGCCCGAGCTCCGCGGAACCCCCAGCGCCGAGGAGCAGCTGTCAGAGGAGCAGCCCTCCCAGCGACAGCCGTCAGTGGACGGTGCGACGACCCTGCAGAGCTGTCCCATGTGCCAAGTCGACTTCGTCCCGGGGCTGGCGCAGCTGGACATCGACAGCCAcctggcccagtgcctggcagaCAGTACGGATGACATAGAGTGGTGA